GACGGTGCCGCGGTGCTTCGGCCCGGAGAGCACGCTCCACGACACCCGCTCGTCGGGCACCTGGTGCAGGATCTCCGCGTCGAACTCGCGGTCGACCCCGGCGATGGAGGTGTGCCAGTGGGTCAGCGTGTTCGTCCGCTGCTCTACCCGCTCGACACCCTCCATGAACTGCGGGAACGACTCGAACTGGGTCCACTGGTCGTACGCGGTGCGCACCGGCACGTGGACTTCGACCTGTTCCTCGATCACGCTCATGTGGTCTCCTGTCGTCTCGCGGATTCCGTTCCCTTGAGGCGATACCCGTGCGCAGGCGGAAGAAACACGCAGCGTGATATTCCAGGCGTGCCCACGGGTAACCGACTCCCGTGCGAACACCGACCACGGAGACCTCCCGACGCTATCGCCGCGCCTGCGACTACCTCGCCGCGGCCATGATCTACCTGCGCGACAACGTGCTGCTGCGCGAGCCGCTGCGCCCGGAGCACCTCAAACCGAGGCTGCTGGGCCACTGGGGGACCTGTCCCGGCATCACTTTCGTCTACTGTGGACTCAACGGGCTGGTGCGGCGCACCGGGCAGCGGACGCTGCTGGTCACCGGCCCCGGCCACGGGGCGCCCGCGGTGCACGCGAACCTCTGGCTGGAGGGCACCCACTCCGCGATCGACCCCGGCATGACCCTCACCGATCTGGTCAAGGGCTTCTCCTGGCCGGGCGGATTCCCCAGCCACCTCTCCCCCGAGGTGCCGGGGGTGGTCCACGAGGGCGGCGAGCTGGGCTACGCGCTGGCCACCGCGTTCGGCGCGGCCCTCGACGACCCGGACCTGCTCGTGGCGTGCATCGTCGGTGACGGCGAGGCGGAGACCGGTCCTACCGCGGCCTCCTGGCACGCCAACAAGTTCCTCGACCCGGAAACCTGCGGTGCGGTCCTGCCGGTGCTGCACCTCAACGGCGCCAAGATCTCGTCGCCGACCATCTACGCCACCATGTCCGACGACGAGCTGACGGACTACTTCCGCGGCGCGGGCTGGTCGCCGCACATCGTCGACGTCGAGCGCACCGACGATCCCGACCTGGTGTTCGCCGAGACGCTGGACGCGGCGCACAAGGACATCAAGCAGCGTCGACCGATGATCCTGTTGCGCAGCCCCAAGGGTTGGGGTCTGCCGAAGGAAGCTGGCGGCGGGACCTTCCACGCGCACCAGGTACCGCTGAGCGCGGACCAGCTCCCCGAGATCGAGGCGTGGCTGCGCTCCTATCGCCCGGAGGAGCTGTTCCACGACGACGGCAGGCCGATGGACGACCTCCTCGACCTCCTGCCCTCGGAGGAACTGCGGCTCGGCCGCGTACCGCAGGCCAACGGCGGACGGCTGCGGCGCGATCTGCCGTTGCCGGAGCTGGAGAAGTTCGCCATCGACGTGCCGGAACCGGGTGGCGCAACGGCGAGCGCGACCGGCACGACGGGCAGCTGGCTCGCGGAACTGATGCGCGCCACCGAGCAGCGGCGGGACTTCCGGATCATGTGCCCGGACGAGCTGGAGTCCAACAAGCTCGGTGCCGTCCTCGACGCGACGGGCCGCGCGTTCACCTGGCCGCTCACCCAGTACTCCGAGCACATGGCCCAGGACGGGCGGGTCCTCGAAGTGCTCTCGGAGCACCTGTGCCAGGGCTGGTTGCAGGGCTACCTGCTGACCGGGCGGCACGGGCTGTTCCCGTGCTACGAGGCGTTCGCGTCCATCGTGGACGGAATGGTGAACCAGTACGCCAAGTTCCTGAAGATGGCGGGCGAGGTGCCGTGGCGGGCGCCGGTCGCCAGCCTGAACTACCTGCTCACCAGCGAGGGCTGGCGGCAGGAGCACAACGGCTACAGCCACCAGGGACCCGGCTTCATCAACAACCTGCTGACCAAGAAGTCCTCGGTGACCCGGGTCTACCTGCCGCCGGACGCGAACACGCTGCTGGTGACGATGCGGCACTGCCTCGCGACGACGAACCGGATCAACCTAGTGGTGGCCGGCAAGAACCCGGCGCCGCAGTGGCTGGACCTGGCCGAGGCGGAGCGGCACTGCCGGGCGGGCGCCGGCGTCTGGGAGTGGGCGAGCCACCCGGAGCCGGACGTGGTGCTCGCCTGCGCCGGAGGCATCCCGACCGTGGAAACCGTTGCGGCGGCGTGGTTGTTGCGCAGGCACGCGCCGGAGCTGAGGGTGCGCGTGGTCAACGTGGTCGACCTGCTCACGCTGTCCACTCCGGACAAACATCCGCACGGGATGAGCGCCGAGGAGTTCACCGCGTGCTTCGGCGAGGACCTCCCGGTGGTCTTCGCCTTCCACGGCTACCCCTCGGCGGTGCACGAGGTGCTGCACGGCAGGCCGGACCCGAGCCGCTTCCACGTGCACGGCTACCTGGAGGAGGGCACCACCACGACACCCTTCGACCTGTTGGTGAGCAACAGGATGAGCCGCTTCGACCTCGCCGCGGACGCGGTCGGCCGCACTCCCGGCTGGTCCTCGCGGGGCGGCGGGATCGTGCAGGAGCTGCTGGAGAAGCGGGAGGAGCTCAAGGCCTACGCCTACCGCGAGGGCGAGGACTCCCCCGAGATCACCGAGTGGGAGTGGTCGGCATGAGCGCGGTGCTGACGATCAACCCCGGTTCGTCCAGCCTGCAGGCGCACGTCATCGACGATCACCGGGTGCTCGGCTCCATGCACGTCGAGCAGCGACCGGAGACCGATGACGCGGTGAACGAACTGGAAAAGCTGTTGTCCCGCAACACGAACATCGAAGCAGTCGGTCATCGGATCGTGCACGGCGGCCCCGGCGTGACCACACCGACGATCGTCTCCGACGGGGTGATCGACGCAGTTCGGGAGTTCGCCTCGCTCGCCCCGCTGCACGTCCCCGCGAGCCTGACCCTGCTCGACAAGCTCCGGGACAGGCTCGGCGTGCCGCACGTGCTGTGCCCGGACACCGCGTTCCACAGTGGACTTCCCGAGGTCGCGGCGACCTACCCGCTGCCGAAGGAGTGGCGCGAGCGCTTCGGGTTGCGGCGCTACGGTTTCCACGGCCTCTCCTACGGATGGGCGATCAGCAGGGCGGCGGAGCTGCTGGAGCGGCCGGTGGCGGAGCTGAGCCTGCTGCTGGCGCATCTCGGCGGCGGGAGTTCGGTGTGCGCGTTCCGCGACGGCCGCAGCGTCGACACGTCGATGGGCTTCACACCCCTTGAGGGCCTGCCGATGGCCAAGCGCAGCGGCAGCGTCGATCCAGGGATGCTGTTGTGGTTGCTGCGGGAGAACAAACTCGGCCTCGACGAGCTGGCGGAGGGGCTGCACACCGGTTCCGGGCTGCTCGGGCTCGGCGGTTCCCCGGACACCCGCGACCTGGTGCGGGCCGCCGCCGCGGGCGATGTGGACGCAGACCTCGCGCTGCGGGTGTTCACCCACCGCGCGAGCCGGGAGCTGGCCGCGGCGGCGACGAGCCTGGACCGGATCGACGCTCTGGTCTTCACCGGCGAGATCGGCTGGGACCAGCCGGAGGTGCGCGAGGCCATCGCGGACCGGCTCGGCGTGCTCGGGTTCTCCGGCGGCCTGTCCGGCAACCGGGAGGACGACGGTCCGATCAGCCCGCCCGGCGCGGCGATCCCGGTCCTCGTCGTGCAGACCCGGGAGGAGATGCAGATCTACCGGGACACCGTCTCGACCATCGCGGGCTGAGGGATCGACACGCTGCTCGCCAGTGCGCTGAGCGCCGTGGTCACGCACGCCACCACCATCGCCGTGCGCAGGGAGAACCCTTCGGCCAGCATCGGACCGACGAGGGCACCGAGCAGCGTGGCCATGGCCTCCGCCGACAGGAAGACCGCGCTGATCCGGCCAAGGGCCTCAGCGGGCACGACCCGTTGCAAGGTCAGCTGCGGCACGACGACGGTCATCGAGCCGAAGGCGCCGATCGCGACGGCCGCGGGCAGGGCCACGGTCATCGTGGCCGAGCTGAACAGCACGAAGAAGGCGATCGCGGTGGCGAACTGGCTCGCCGCGAAGAGGTGGCCGGGCTGGAAGCGGTCGGCGCAGTGCCGGATGATCACGGCGCCGAGCAGGAAACCCAGCCCCAGGGCCGAGCTCACGAAGCCGATCTGTTCGCTGCCACCGAGCTGCCGCACGCCGAAGGGAACCAGGAGTGCGCTCAGCGAGGCGTTGGCCGCCAGGAAGATCGCGGTGAAAGGCAAGAACGCCAACGCGATCGGCACACCGCGCAGCACCGGCAGGATGCCGGCGATCCCGGCGCGCACCGCTGCCCGCGACCCGGGTGGATGCGGGCGCGGCGCCGTCGCCGTGATCGCGAGCGCCGAGATCAGGTAGCTCGCGCTGTCGAGCAGGACGAGGAACTCGAAGCCCGCAACCGTGAGCAGTGCGGCACCGGCCGGTGGCCCGACGAGCCGGACGATCCCGTCACCGGCGGCGTTCAGCGACTGCGCGCCGCTCAGCGCGGAGCCGGTGCCGACGACGGCGGGGGTGTGCGCCTGCGCGGCGGGCCGGAAGACCGTCGAGCCGGCGCTCTCGGCGATGAGCGCGACGTAGACCAGCCACAGCGTCTGTTCCGTGGTGGCGAACAACATCAGCGAGATCACCGCGGCGCGGAACAGGTCGGCGCAGATCATCACGCGCCGCCGGTCCCACCTGTCCGCGAGCGCCCCGGCGAACGGGCCCAGCACCAGGGGCGGCAGGAACTCCGCGACCAGCGTGAGCCCGGTCGCCAGCATCGACCCGGTGATCTGGAAGACGTGCGCCGGGATGGCGATCACCAGCAACCACGATCCCAGCGCGGCCACCAGGCGCGCCCCCCAGAGCAGCCGGAAATCCCGCAACCGCAGTGCCTCCAGCACGTCCCACCTCCGCCGAGTATTCTCCTCAAGAGAAAAGACCGATCGGAAGTGTTCTGTCAAGATAGGAGCCCCGGTGCGGGACGAGCAGATCGGGACGCAGCTGCGCGCGCTGCGCACGGCGAGCGGACGGACGGTGGCCTCGGTGGCGGCCGACGCAGGACTGTCCGTGCCCTACATCGCCAACCTGGAGAACGGCAGGGGAAATCCGACCGTCAAAGCGTTGCGCAGCCTGGCAGTCGCGCTGGGCACCGACCTGCGCATCGAACTGGGCAAACCGGACGCGGCGCCGACCGCTCCGGTACCCCCGGAACTCGCGCGCCTCGGCCGGACCCGAAGGTTCCGGGCCACCGTGGCCACCGCCGCCGAAGGGCTCGGCCAAGACCCGCAGGAGTTCTCCGCACGCCTGCTCGGCGCGGCGAGCCTGCTGGCGCCGGTGCTGGGCCAGGACCTCAGCGAGCCGGACTGGTGGCGCCTGCTGGACGCGATCCTGCTGATCTCGGCGCACAGGAGCACGTAGGAAGCGACCCGCCCGGACGACACCGAGCACCAGCGAAGTCGACTGATCCGGGCGAGCCAGGCGAACAGCACGGTCATCGCGATGAGCACACCGCCCGCGGCAGGTCCGTTCACCGAGCCGACTCTTGCAATGATTACAAGAGCGCTGCGAAGCTGGTGAGGTGAACGAAGATCTCGTCGAGCGCATCCGCGCCTCGGTCGCCCTGATCCCGCCCGGCAGCGTGGCCACCTACGGCGACGTCGCGGCCCTCACCGGTGCGCCCACACCGCGCTTCGTCGGCCGCGTCCTGGCCGAGGACGGCGCCGATCTCGAATGGCATCGGGTGGTGAAGGCGGACGGCAGCTGCGCCCCGCACCTACGCGAGGAACAACTCAGGCGGCTGGCCGCGGAGGGGGTTGCGGCACCCGGAGGCCGGGTGGACCTGCGCACGCGCCGGTGGGCGGAGGTGGCCCGATGACTCCGGAGCTGTGGCGCGACGACCGGCTCGGAACGGCCTGCGAGGTGCGACTGCCCTCGGGGCCCGTGCGCTTCCACGACCGCGGCAGCGGCCCGGCACTGGTGTTCCTGCACGGCTACCTGGTCAACGCGAACATCTGGCGCAAGCTGGTCCCGCTGCTGGCGGACTCGTTCCGCTGCATCACGCCGGACCTGCCCCTGGGCTCGCACGCGGCACCGGTGAACCGGGACGCCGACCTCTCTCCCCGCGGCATCGCCCGGCTGGTCGCGGACCTGTTGCGGGAGCTGGACCTGCGGGACGTGACGCTGGTCGGCAACGACTCCGGCGGCGCCTACGCCCAGGTGACCGCCGCCGCGCACCCCGAGCGGATCGGCGGGCTGGTGCTCAGCTCGTGCGAGACACCGGAGGACACCTGGCCGCCGACGCCCGGAGGATTCGGGTTGCTCAAGGCCACCGCGGCGACACCGCTGACCTATCGCGCCCTCTACCAGGTGCTGCGCGTGCGGCGGACCTGGCGCTGGCGCAACACCTACGGCTGGCTCGCGAAGTACCCGATCGACGCCGGCACGATGAACAGCTACATCCGCCCGGTGCTCACCCGCCGCGACATCCGCTTCGACGGCCGCAAAGCCATCGGCAGCGTGTCGGAGCGCTACACCCGCGCGGCGGCGGCCAGGCTCACCGGCCTGCCCGTCCTGCTTGCGTGGGCGGAGGAAGACCGCGTCTTCCCGCTCGCCCGCGCCGAGCGCTACGCGAAGACGCTGGGCGCGGAACTGCACAGGATCGACGACTCCTACACCTACGTCGCCGAGGACCAGCCCGAGCGCACGGCGGAGATCATCCGGAGCTGGTTCGGGTCATGAGTCCCTGCGGCGCAGCAGCGGCAGCACGAACCACAGCATTCCGAAGCCCACCAACGCGAACACGCCGATGACGATCGCCGGCCAGCCGCCGACGATGGCCTCGCCGAGCAACAGCACGGTGCCGATCATCGCCAGCGCCAGGAACACCATGCCGGTGATGGCGAAGACGTTGGCGGTGTCGATGATCTCCTTGCGCATGCCCTGCCGGAACAGCAGCCGGTGCCAGGAGGCCGGGGCGGTCAGCAGCGCGACGGCCGCGGCGGCGAGCACGACGGTGACCAGGTGCAGCACCCGGATGTAGCCGTCGACGTCCTCGTAGCGGTCGCTGAAGGCGATGGACAGCAGGAACCCGAACAGGATCTGCACGCCGCCCTGGGCGACGCGCAGTTCCTGGAGCAGCTCGCTGAGGTTGCGGGCGAGCTGCCGTTGCTCCGATTCCTCCGGCCTGCTCACCGGTTCGGACTACCCGAGCGGAGTACCGCTCAACCCCGCCAGCCACGCGCCCGCGGACCGCGACCGCACGCCCAGCAGCTTCTCGGTCCCGGTCTCGGTGGTGAACGCCAGGGCGTCCGGTCGGGCCG
The window above is part of the Allokutzneria albata genome. Proteins encoded here:
- a CDS encoding helix-turn-helix domain-containing protein — protein: MRDEQIGTQLRALRTASGRTVASVAADAGLSVPYIANLENGRGNPTVKALRSLAVALGTDLRIELGKPDAAPTAPVPPELARLGRTRRFRATVATAAEGLGQDPQEFSARLLGAASLLAPVLGQDLSEPDWWRLLDAILLISAHRST
- a CDS encoding SRPBCC family protein, which produces MSVIEEQVEVHVPVRTAYDQWTQFESFPQFMEGVERVEQRTNTLTHWHTSIAGVDREFDAEILHQVPDERVSWSVLSGPKHRGTVSFTPEDATHTKVSLRIEYEPEGVVENVGDKLGIVRGRVKGDLKRFKEFIEERGTETGAWRGEVKPGDSRL
- a CDS encoding acetate/propionate family kinase; its protein translation is MSAVLTINPGSSSLQAHVIDDHRVLGSMHVEQRPETDDAVNELEKLLSRNTNIEAVGHRIVHGGPGVTTPTIVSDGVIDAVREFASLAPLHVPASLTLLDKLRDRLGVPHVLCPDTAFHSGLPEVAATYPLPKEWRERFGLRRYGFHGLSYGWAISRAAELLERPVAELSLLLAHLGGGSSVCAFRDGRSVDTSMGFTPLEGLPMAKRSGSVDPGMLLWLLRENKLGLDELAEGLHTGSGLLGLGGSPDTRDLVRAAAAGDVDADLALRVFTHRASRELAAAATSLDRIDALVFTGEIGWDQPEVREAIADRLGVLGFSGGLSGNREDDGPISPPGAAIPVLVVQTREEMQIYRDTVSTIAG
- a CDS encoding DUF6328 family protein; this translates as MSRPEESEQRQLARNLSELLQELRVAQGGVQILFGFLLSIAFSDRYEDVDGYIRVLHLVTVVLAAAAVALLTAPASWHRLLFRQGMRKEIIDTANVFAITGMVFLALAMIGTVLLLGEAIVGGWPAIVIGVFALVGFGMLWFVLPLLRRRDS
- a CDS encoding MGMT family protein produces the protein MNEDLVERIRASVALIPPGSVATYGDVAALTGAPTPRFVGRVLAEDGADLEWHRVVKADGSCAPHLREEQLRRLAAEGVAAPGGRVDLRTRRWAEVAR
- a CDS encoding phosphoketolase family protein, whose amino-acid sequence is MRTPTTETSRRYRRACDYLAAAMIYLRDNVLLREPLRPEHLKPRLLGHWGTCPGITFVYCGLNGLVRRTGQRTLLVTGPGHGAPAVHANLWLEGTHSAIDPGMTLTDLVKGFSWPGGFPSHLSPEVPGVVHEGGELGYALATAFGAALDDPDLLVACIVGDGEAETGPTAASWHANKFLDPETCGAVLPVLHLNGAKISSPTIYATMSDDELTDYFRGAGWSPHIVDVERTDDPDLVFAETLDAAHKDIKQRRPMILLRSPKGWGLPKEAGGGTFHAHQVPLSADQLPEIEAWLRSYRPEELFHDDGRPMDDLLDLLPSEELRLGRVPQANGGRLRRDLPLPELEKFAIDVPEPGGATASATGTTGSWLAELMRATEQRRDFRIMCPDELESNKLGAVLDATGRAFTWPLTQYSEHMAQDGRVLEVLSEHLCQGWLQGYLLTGRHGLFPCYEAFASIVDGMVNQYAKFLKMAGEVPWRAPVASLNYLLTSEGWRQEHNGYSHQGPGFINNLLTKKSSVTRVYLPPDANTLLVTMRHCLATTNRINLVVAGKNPAPQWLDLAEAERHCRAGAGVWEWASHPEPDVVLACAGGIPTVETVAAAWLLRRHAPELRVRVVNVVDLLTLSTPDKHPHGMSAEEFTACFGEDLPVVFAFHGYPSAVHEVLHGRPDPSRFHVHGYLEEGTTTTPFDLLVSNRMSRFDLAADAVGRTPGWSSRGGGIVQELLEKREELKAYAYREGEDSPEITEWEWSA
- a CDS encoding MFS transporter, with translation MLEALRLRDFRLLWGARLVAALGSWLLVIAIPAHVFQITGSMLATGLTLVAEFLPPLVLGPFAGALADRWDRRRVMICADLFRAAVISLMLFATTEQTLWLVYVALIAESAGSTVFRPAAQAHTPAVVGTGSALSGAQSLNAAGDGIVRLVGPPAGAALLTVAGFEFLVLLDSASYLISALAITATAPRPHPPGSRAAVRAGIAGILPVLRGVPIALAFLPFTAIFLAANASLSALLVPFGVRQLGGSEQIGFVSSALGLGFLLGAVIIRHCADRFQPGHLFAASQFATAIAFFVLFSSATMTVALPAAVAIGAFGSMTVVVPQLTLQRVVPAEALGRISAVFLSAEAMATLLGALVGPMLAEGFSLRTAMVVACVTTALSALASSVSIPQPAMVETVSR
- a CDS encoding alpha/beta fold hydrolase, whose amino-acid sequence is MTPELWRDDRLGTACEVRLPSGPVRFHDRGSGPALVFLHGYLVNANIWRKLVPLLADSFRCITPDLPLGSHAAPVNRDADLSPRGIARLVADLLRELDLRDVTLVGNDSGGAYAQVTAAAHPERIGGLVLSSCETPEDTWPPTPGGFGLLKATAATPLTYRALYQVLRVRRTWRWRNTYGWLAKYPIDAGTMNSYIRPVLTRRDIRFDGRKAIGSVSERYTRAAAARLTGLPVLLAWAEEDRVFPLARAERYAKTLGAELHRIDDSYTYVAEDQPERTAEIIRSWFGS